Proteins encoded within one genomic window of Microtus ochrogaster isolate Prairie Vole_2 linkage group LG4, MicOch1.0, whole genome shotgun sequence:
- the Znf585a gene encoding zinc finger protein 585A isoform X2, whose protein sequence is MSSNCTSTPLAPGDLGSSCERPVSFMDVSIDFSRDEWQHLDPHQRSLYRDVMQETYSHLRSVELQQISGQKETCQQIENKSASDVIFIKKTLDTKSRCGSEVIRKIIHVNPYIVLPPKRPHQCDSLGNDLKHNLELQSHNENNGPERIKKITEYDKNSSYTNAEHTVTRKELWDQNQCGKALSYEQVPYQYQKIYVGENSYECAEFGKLSTQKSQFKVHMKSHTGEKLYVCVECGKAFSQKPEFITHQKTHTREKPYKCNDCGKSFFQVSSLFRHKRFHTGEKLYECSECGKGFSYNSDLIIHQKIHTGERHHACTECGKAFTQKSTLKMHQKIHTGERSYICIECGQAFIQKTHLAAHRRIHTGEKPYECTNCGRSFISKSQLQVHQRTHTRVRPHLSAEYGEIFSSSSNLIAHKKAQVRERSSVCTECGKAFTYKSELIIHQRIHTGEKPYQCSDCGKAFTQKSALTVHQRIHTGEKSYVCMKCGLAFIQKAHLVAHQIIHTGEKPYKCGHCGKLFTSRSQLHVHKRIHTGEKPYVCSKCGKAFTNRSNLITHQKTHTGEKAYVCSKCGKAFTQRSDLMIHQRIHTGEKPYGCSTCGKAFTQKSHLNIHQKIHTGERQYECHECGKAFNQKSILMVHQKIHTGEKPYVCTECGRAFIRKSNFITHQRIHTGEKPYECNDCGKSFPSKSQLLVHQPIHTGEKPYVCAECGKAFSGRSNLSKHQKTHTGEKPYVCSECGKTFRQKSELITHHRIHTGEKPYECSDCGKSFTKKSQLQVHQRIHTGEKPYVCSECGKAFTDRSNLNKHQTTHSGDKPYKCVVCGKGFVQKSVLSVHQSIHT, encoded by the coding sequence AATTGCAGCAAATTAGTGGCCAGAAAGAGACCTGTCAGCAAATAGAAAATAAGTCGGCAAGTGATGTTATCTTCATCAAGAAGACACTGGATACAAAGAGTCGTTGTGGATCTGAggtcattagaaaaataattcatgtgAACCCATACATTGTTCTGCCCCCCAAAAGACCCCATCAGTGTGACTCACTTGGGAATGATCTGAAGCATAATTTAGAATTACAGAGTCATAATGAAAATAACGGGCCAGAGAGAATTAAAAAGATTactgaatatgataaaaattcatCTTATACCAATGCTGAGCATACTGTAACAAGAAAGGAATTATGGGACCAAAATCAATGTGGAAAAGCCCTCAGTTATGAACAAGTACCTTATCAATATCAGAAAATTTATGTTGGAGAGAATTCATATGAATGTGCTGAATTTGGAAAGCTCTCCACCCAGAAGTCACAGTTCAAAGTACATATGAAATCTCATACAGGAGAAAAACTTTATGTATGTGTTGAATGTGGGAAGGCATTTTCACAAAAACCAGAATTCATTACACATCAGAAAACCCAtactagagagaaaccctataaatgcAATGACTGTGGAAAGTCCTTTTTCCaagtctcttctctcttcagaCATAAGAGGtttcacactggagaaaagctCTATGAATGCAGTGAGTGTGGGAAAGGCTTCTCCTACAACTCGGACCTCATTATCCATCAGAAAATCCACACAGGAGAGAGACATCATGCATGCACTgagtgtggcaaagccttcacacagaagtctacactCAAGATGCACCAGAAGATCCATACAGGAGAAAGATCCTACATATGTATCGAGTGTGGACAGGCTTTCATCCAGAAGACACACTTGGCTGCACACCGCAGAATTCACACCGGAGAAAAGCCATATGAGTGCACTAACTGTGGAAGGTCCTTCATTTCCAAGTCACAGCTCCAGGTCCACCAGCGAACTCACACAAGAGTGAGGCCCCATCTGTCTGCTGAGTATGGGGAAATCTTCAGCAGTAGTTCCAACCTCATTGCACATAAAAAAGCTCAAGTGAGAGAGAGATCTTCTGTCTGCACGGAATGTGGGAAGGCCTTTACCTACAAGTCAGAATTAATCATTCACCAGAGAATTCACACCGGAGAGAAACCTTATCAGTGTAGTGACTGTGGAAAAGCCTTCACCCAGAAGTCAGCTCTCACAGTGCACCAAAGAATCCATACAGGAGAAAAatcatatgtgtgcatgaaatGTGGGCTGGCTTTCATCCAAAAGGCACACTTGGTTGCACACCAGATAAtccatactggagaaaaaccttaTAAATGTGGTCACTGTGGAAAACTCTTTACGTCCAGGTCCCAACTCCATGTACACAAACGAATTCACACAGGAGAAAAACCTTACGTGTGCAGTAAATGTGGGAAGGCATTCACTAACAGGTCAAATCTCATCacacatcagaaaacacatacaGGAGAAAAAGCCTATGTATGTTCAAAGTGTGGAAAGGCCTTCACTCAGAGGTCAGACCTGATGATACACCAGAGAATTCATACCGGAGAGAAACCATATGGCTGCAGTACCTGTGGGAAAGCCTTTACCCAGAAATCACACCTCAATATACAccagaaaattcatactggagagagacAGTATGAATGCCATGAATGTGGAAAAGCCTTCAATCAGAAATCAATACTGATGGtgcatcagaaaattcatacagGGGAGAAACCCTACGTGTGTACTGAATGTGGGCGAGCTTTCATCCGCAAGTCAAACTTCATCACTCATCAAAGAATTCATACCGGGGAGAAACCTTATGAATGCAATGACTGTGGGAAGTCCTTTCCTTCTAAATCTCAGCTCCTGGTGCACCAGCCGATCCACACAGGTGAGAAACCTTATGTGTGTGccgagtgtgggaaagcctttagTGGCAGGTCAAATCTCAGTAAGCACCAAAAAACTCACACAGGGGAGAAACCCTACGTCTGTTCGGAATGTGGGAAGACCTTCAGACAGAAGTCAGAGTTGATTACACATCatagaattcatactggagagaagccttatgAGTGTAGTGACTGTGGGAAATCATTCACTAAGAAATCACAGCTTCAAGTACATCAGCgaattcatacaggagagaagcCTTATGTGTGTTCTgaatgtgggaaggccttcaCTGATAGGTCCAACTTAAATAAGCACCAAACAACACACAGTGGAGATAAACCTTATAAGTGTGTAGTCTGTGGAAAAGGCTTTGTTCAGAAGTCAGTGCTCAGTGTGCATCAGAGTATTCACACTTAA
- the Znf585a gene encoding zinc finger protein 585A isoform X1 yields MSSNCTSTPLAPGDLGSSCERPVSFMDVSIDFSRDEWQHLDPHQRSLYRDVMQETYSHLRSVEELQQISGQKETCQQIENKSASDVIFIKKTLDTKSRCGSEVIRKIIHVNPYIVLPPKRPHQCDSLGNDLKHNLELQSHNENNGPERIKKITEYDKNSSYTNAEHTVTRKELWDQNQCGKALSYEQVPYQYQKIYVGENSYECAEFGKLSTQKSQFKVHMKSHTGEKLYVCVECGKAFSQKPEFITHQKTHTREKPYKCNDCGKSFFQVSSLFRHKRFHTGEKLYECSECGKGFSYNSDLIIHQKIHTGERHHACTECGKAFTQKSTLKMHQKIHTGERSYICIECGQAFIQKTHLAAHRRIHTGEKPYECTNCGRSFISKSQLQVHQRTHTRVRPHLSAEYGEIFSSSSNLIAHKKAQVRERSSVCTECGKAFTYKSELIIHQRIHTGEKPYQCSDCGKAFTQKSALTVHQRIHTGEKSYVCMKCGLAFIQKAHLVAHQIIHTGEKPYKCGHCGKLFTSRSQLHVHKRIHTGEKPYVCSKCGKAFTNRSNLITHQKTHTGEKAYVCSKCGKAFTQRSDLMIHQRIHTGEKPYGCSTCGKAFTQKSHLNIHQKIHTGERQYECHECGKAFNQKSILMVHQKIHTGEKPYVCTECGRAFIRKSNFITHQRIHTGEKPYECNDCGKSFPSKSQLLVHQPIHTGEKPYVCAECGKAFSGRSNLSKHQKTHTGEKPYVCSECGKTFRQKSELITHHRIHTGEKPYECSDCGKSFTKKSQLQVHQRIHTGEKPYVCSECGKAFTDRSNLNKHQTTHSGDKPYKCVVCGKGFVQKSVLSVHQSIHT; encoded by the coding sequence AAGAATTGCAGCAAATTAGTGGCCAGAAAGAGACCTGTCAGCAAATAGAAAATAAGTCGGCAAGTGATGTTATCTTCATCAAGAAGACACTGGATACAAAGAGTCGTTGTGGATCTGAggtcattagaaaaataattcatgtgAACCCATACATTGTTCTGCCCCCCAAAAGACCCCATCAGTGTGACTCACTTGGGAATGATCTGAAGCATAATTTAGAATTACAGAGTCATAATGAAAATAACGGGCCAGAGAGAATTAAAAAGATTactgaatatgataaaaattcatCTTATACCAATGCTGAGCATACTGTAACAAGAAAGGAATTATGGGACCAAAATCAATGTGGAAAAGCCCTCAGTTATGAACAAGTACCTTATCAATATCAGAAAATTTATGTTGGAGAGAATTCATATGAATGTGCTGAATTTGGAAAGCTCTCCACCCAGAAGTCACAGTTCAAAGTACATATGAAATCTCATACAGGAGAAAAACTTTATGTATGTGTTGAATGTGGGAAGGCATTTTCACAAAAACCAGAATTCATTACACATCAGAAAACCCAtactagagagaaaccctataaatgcAATGACTGTGGAAAGTCCTTTTTCCaagtctcttctctcttcagaCATAAGAGGtttcacactggagaaaagctCTATGAATGCAGTGAGTGTGGGAAAGGCTTCTCCTACAACTCGGACCTCATTATCCATCAGAAAATCCACACAGGAGAGAGACATCATGCATGCACTgagtgtggcaaagccttcacacagaagtctacactCAAGATGCACCAGAAGATCCATACAGGAGAAAGATCCTACATATGTATCGAGTGTGGACAGGCTTTCATCCAGAAGACACACTTGGCTGCACACCGCAGAATTCACACCGGAGAAAAGCCATATGAGTGCACTAACTGTGGAAGGTCCTTCATTTCCAAGTCACAGCTCCAGGTCCACCAGCGAACTCACACAAGAGTGAGGCCCCATCTGTCTGCTGAGTATGGGGAAATCTTCAGCAGTAGTTCCAACCTCATTGCACATAAAAAAGCTCAAGTGAGAGAGAGATCTTCTGTCTGCACGGAATGTGGGAAGGCCTTTACCTACAAGTCAGAATTAATCATTCACCAGAGAATTCACACCGGAGAGAAACCTTATCAGTGTAGTGACTGTGGAAAAGCCTTCACCCAGAAGTCAGCTCTCACAGTGCACCAAAGAATCCATACAGGAGAAAAatcatatgtgtgcatgaaatGTGGGCTGGCTTTCATCCAAAAGGCACACTTGGTTGCACACCAGATAAtccatactggagaaaaaccttaTAAATGTGGTCACTGTGGAAAACTCTTTACGTCCAGGTCCCAACTCCATGTACACAAACGAATTCACACAGGAGAAAAACCTTACGTGTGCAGTAAATGTGGGAAGGCATTCACTAACAGGTCAAATCTCATCacacatcagaaaacacatacaGGAGAAAAAGCCTATGTATGTTCAAAGTGTGGAAAGGCCTTCACTCAGAGGTCAGACCTGATGATACACCAGAGAATTCATACCGGAGAGAAACCATATGGCTGCAGTACCTGTGGGAAAGCCTTTACCCAGAAATCACACCTCAATATACAccagaaaattcatactggagagagacAGTATGAATGCCATGAATGTGGAAAAGCCTTCAATCAGAAATCAATACTGATGGtgcatcagaaaattcatacagGGGAGAAACCCTACGTGTGTACTGAATGTGGGCGAGCTTTCATCCGCAAGTCAAACTTCATCACTCATCAAAGAATTCATACCGGGGAGAAACCTTATGAATGCAATGACTGTGGGAAGTCCTTTCCTTCTAAATCTCAGCTCCTGGTGCACCAGCCGATCCACACAGGTGAGAAACCTTATGTGTGTGccgagtgtgggaaagcctttagTGGCAGGTCAAATCTCAGTAAGCACCAAAAAACTCACACAGGGGAGAAACCCTACGTCTGTTCGGAATGTGGGAAGACCTTCAGACAGAAGTCAGAGTTGATTACACATCatagaattcatactggagagaagccttatgAGTGTAGTGACTGTGGGAAATCATTCACTAAGAAATCACAGCTTCAAGTACATCAGCgaattcatacaggagagaagcCTTATGTGTGTTCTgaatgtgggaaggccttcaCTGATAGGTCCAACTTAAATAAGCACCAAACAACACACAGTGGAGATAAACCTTATAAGTGTGTAGTCTGTGGAAAAGGCTTTGTTCAGAAGTCAGTGCTCAGTGTGCATCAGAGTATTCACACTTAA
- the Znf585a gene encoding zinc finger protein 585A isoform X4 produces the protein MRPVSFMDVSIDFSRDEWQHLDPHQRSLYRDVMQETYSHLRSVEELQQISGQKETCQQIENKSASDVIFIKKTLDTKSRCGSEVIRKIIHVNPYIVLPPKRPHQCDSLGNDLKHNLELQSHNENNGPERIKKITEYDKNSSYTNAEHTVTRKELWDQNQCGKALSYEQVPYQYQKIYVGENSYECAEFGKLSTQKSQFKVHMKSHTGEKLYVCVECGKAFSQKPEFITHQKTHTREKPYKCNDCGKSFFQVSSLFRHKRFHTGEKLYECSECGKGFSYNSDLIIHQKIHTGERHHACTECGKAFTQKSTLKMHQKIHTGERSYICIECGQAFIQKTHLAAHRRIHTGEKPYECTNCGRSFISKSQLQVHQRTHTRVRPHLSAEYGEIFSSSSNLIAHKKAQVRERSSVCTECGKAFTYKSELIIHQRIHTGEKPYQCSDCGKAFTQKSALTVHQRIHTGEKSYVCMKCGLAFIQKAHLVAHQIIHTGEKPYKCGHCGKLFTSRSQLHVHKRIHTGEKPYVCSKCGKAFTNRSNLITHQKTHTGEKAYVCSKCGKAFTQRSDLMIHQRIHTGEKPYGCSTCGKAFTQKSHLNIHQKIHTGERQYECHECGKAFNQKSILMVHQKIHTGEKPYVCTECGRAFIRKSNFITHQRIHTGEKPYECNDCGKSFPSKSQLLVHQPIHTGEKPYVCAECGKAFSGRSNLSKHQKTHTGEKPYVCSECGKTFRQKSELITHHRIHTGEKPYECSDCGKSFTKKSQLQVHQRIHTGEKPYVCSECGKAFTDRSNLNKHQTTHSGDKPYKCVVCGKGFVQKSVLSVHQSIHT, from the coding sequence AAGAATTGCAGCAAATTAGTGGCCAGAAAGAGACCTGTCAGCAAATAGAAAATAAGTCGGCAAGTGATGTTATCTTCATCAAGAAGACACTGGATACAAAGAGTCGTTGTGGATCTGAggtcattagaaaaataattcatgtgAACCCATACATTGTTCTGCCCCCCAAAAGACCCCATCAGTGTGACTCACTTGGGAATGATCTGAAGCATAATTTAGAATTACAGAGTCATAATGAAAATAACGGGCCAGAGAGAATTAAAAAGATTactgaatatgataaaaattcatCTTATACCAATGCTGAGCATACTGTAACAAGAAAGGAATTATGGGACCAAAATCAATGTGGAAAAGCCCTCAGTTATGAACAAGTACCTTATCAATATCAGAAAATTTATGTTGGAGAGAATTCATATGAATGTGCTGAATTTGGAAAGCTCTCCACCCAGAAGTCACAGTTCAAAGTACATATGAAATCTCATACAGGAGAAAAACTTTATGTATGTGTTGAATGTGGGAAGGCATTTTCACAAAAACCAGAATTCATTACACATCAGAAAACCCAtactagagagaaaccctataaatgcAATGACTGTGGAAAGTCCTTTTTCCaagtctcttctctcttcagaCATAAGAGGtttcacactggagaaaagctCTATGAATGCAGTGAGTGTGGGAAAGGCTTCTCCTACAACTCGGACCTCATTATCCATCAGAAAATCCACACAGGAGAGAGACATCATGCATGCACTgagtgtggcaaagccttcacacagaagtctacactCAAGATGCACCAGAAGATCCATACAGGAGAAAGATCCTACATATGTATCGAGTGTGGACAGGCTTTCATCCAGAAGACACACTTGGCTGCACACCGCAGAATTCACACCGGAGAAAAGCCATATGAGTGCACTAACTGTGGAAGGTCCTTCATTTCCAAGTCACAGCTCCAGGTCCACCAGCGAACTCACACAAGAGTGAGGCCCCATCTGTCTGCTGAGTATGGGGAAATCTTCAGCAGTAGTTCCAACCTCATTGCACATAAAAAAGCTCAAGTGAGAGAGAGATCTTCTGTCTGCACGGAATGTGGGAAGGCCTTTACCTACAAGTCAGAATTAATCATTCACCAGAGAATTCACACCGGAGAGAAACCTTATCAGTGTAGTGACTGTGGAAAAGCCTTCACCCAGAAGTCAGCTCTCACAGTGCACCAAAGAATCCATACAGGAGAAAAatcatatgtgtgcatgaaatGTGGGCTGGCTTTCATCCAAAAGGCACACTTGGTTGCACACCAGATAAtccatactggagaaaaaccttaTAAATGTGGTCACTGTGGAAAACTCTTTACGTCCAGGTCCCAACTCCATGTACACAAACGAATTCACACAGGAGAAAAACCTTACGTGTGCAGTAAATGTGGGAAGGCATTCACTAACAGGTCAAATCTCATCacacatcagaaaacacatacaGGAGAAAAAGCCTATGTATGTTCAAAGTGTGGAAAGGCCTTCACTCAGAGGTCAGACCTGATGATACACCAGAGAATTCATACCGGAGAGAAACCATATGGCTGCAGTACCTGTGGGAAAGCCTTTACCCAGAAATCACACCTCAATATACAccagaaaattcatactggagagagacAGTATGAATGCCATGAATGTGGAAAAGCCTTCAATCAGAAATCAATACTGATGGtgcatcagaaaattcatacagGGGAGAAACCCTACGTGTGTACTGAATGTGGGCGAGCTTTCATCCGCAAGTCAAACTTCATCACTCATCAAAGAATTCATACCGGGGAGAAACCTTATGAATGCAATGACTGTGGGAAGTCCTTTCCTTCTAAATCTCAGCTCCTGGTGCACCAGCCGATCCACACAGGTGAGAAACCTTATGTGTGTGccgagtgtgggaaagcctttagTGGCAGGTCAAATCTCAGTAAGCACCAAAAAACTCACACAGGGGAGAAACCCTACGTCTGTTCGGAATGTGGGAAGACCTTCAGACAGAAGTCAGAGTTGATTACACATCatagaattcatactggagagaagccttatgAGTGTAGTGACTGTGGGAAATCATTCACTAAGAAATCACAGCTTCAAGTACATCAGCgaattcatacaggagagaagcCTTATGTGTGTTCTgaatgtgggaaggccttcaCTGATAGGTCCAACTTAAATAAGCACCAAACAACACACAGTGGAGATAAACCTTATAAGTGTGTAGTCTGTGGAAAAGGCTTTGTTCAGAAGTCAGTGCTCAGTGTGCATCAGAGTATTCACACTTAA
- the Znf585a gene encoding zinc finger protein 585A isoform X3 has translation MIPRPVSFMDVSIDFSRDEWQHLDPHQRSLYRDVMQETYSHLRSVEELQQISGQKETCQQIENKSASDVIFIKKTLDTKSRCGSEVIRKIIHVNPYIVLPPKRPHQCDSLGNDLKHNLELQSHNENNGPERIKKITEYDKNSSYTNAEHTVTRKELWDQNQCGKALSYEQVPYQYQKIYVGENSYECAEFGKLSTQKSQFKVHMKSHTGEKLYVCVECGKAFSQKPEFITHQKTHTREKPYKCNDCGKSFFQVSSLFRHKRFHTGEKLYECSECGKGFSYNSDLIIHQKIHTGERHHACTECGKAFTQKSTLKMHQKIHTGERSYICIECGQAFIQKTHLAAHRRIHTGEKPYECTNCGRSFISKSQLQVHQRTHTRVRPHLSAEYGEIFSSSSNLIAHKKAQVRERSSVCTECGKAFTYKSELIIHQRIHTGEKPYQCSDCGKAFTQKSALTVHQRIHTGEKSYVCMKCGLAFIQKAHLVAHQIIHTGEKPYKCGHCGKLFTSRSQLHVHKRIHTGEKPYVCSKCGKAFTNRSNLITHQKTHTGEKAYVCSKCGKAFTQRSDLMIHQRIHTGEKPYGCSTCGKAFTQKSHLNIHQKIHTGERQYECHECGKAFNQKSILMVHQKIHTGEKPYVCTECGRAFIRKSNFITHQRIHTGEKPYECNDCGKSFPSKSQLLVHQPIHTGEKPYVCAECGKAFSGRSNLSKHQKTHTGEKPYVCSECGKTFRQKSELITHHRIHTGEKPYECSDCGKSFTKKSQLQVHQRIHTGEKPYVCSECGKAFTDRSNLNKHQTTHSGDKPYKCVVCGKGFVQKSVLSVHQSIHT, from the coding sequence AAGAATTGCAGCAAATTAGTGGCCAGAAAGAGACCTGTCAGCAAATAGAAAATAAGTCGGCAAGTGATGTTATCTTCATCAAGAAGACACTGGATACAAAGAGTCGTTGTGGATCTGAggtcattagaaaaataattcatgtgAACCCATACATTGTTCTGCCCCCCAAAAGACCCCATCAGTGTGACTCACTTGGGAATGATCTGAAGCATAATTTAGAATTACAGAGTCATAATGAAAATAACGGGCCAGAGAGAATTAAAAAGATTactgaatatgataaaaattcatCTTATACCAATGCTGAGCATACTGTAACAAGAAAGGAATTATGGGACCAAAATCAATGTGGAAAAGCCCTCAGTTATGAACAAGTACCTTATCAATATCAGAAAATTTATGTTGGAGAGAATTCATATGAATGTGCTGAATTTGGAAAGCTCTCCACCCAGAAGTCACAGTTCAAAGTACATATGAAATCTCATACAGGAGAAAAACTTTATGTATGTGTTGAATGTGGGAAGGCATTTTCACAAAAACCAGAATTCATTACACATCAGAAAACCCAtactagagagaaaccctataaatgcAATGACTGTGGAAAGTCCTTTTTCCaagtctcttctctcttcagaCATAAGAGGtttcacactggagaaaagctCTATGAATGCAGTGAGTGTGGGAAAGGCTTCTCCTACAACTCGGACCTCATTATCCATCAGAAAATCCACACAGGAGAGAGACATCATGCATGCACTgagtgtggcaaagccttcacacagaagtctacactCAAGATGCACCAGAAGATCCATACAGGAGAAAGATCCTACATATGTATCGAGTGTGGACAGGCTTTCATCCAGAAGACACACTTGGCTGCACACCGCAGAATTCACACCGGAGAAAAGCCATATGAGTGCACTAACTGTGGAAGGTCCTTCATTTCCAAGTCACAGCTCCAGGTCCACCAGCGAACTCACACAAGAGTGAGGCCCCATCTGTCTGCTGAGTATGGGGAAATCTTCAGCAGTAGTTCCAACCTCATTGCACATAAAAAAGCTCAAGTGAGAGAGAGATCTTCTGTCTGCACGGAATGTGGGAAGGCCTTTACCTACAAGTCAGAATTAATCATTCACCAGAGAATTCACACCGGAGAGAAACCTTATCAGTGTAGTGACTGTGGAAAAGCCTTCACCCAGAAGTCAGCTCTCACAGTGCACCAAAGAATCCATACAGGAGAAAAatcatatgtgtgcatgaaatGTGGGCTGGCTTTCATCCAAAAGGCACACTTGGTTGCACACCAGATAAtccatactggagaaaaaccttaTAAATGTGGTCACTGTGGAAAACTCTTTACGTCCAGGTCCCAACTCCATGTACACAAACGAATTCACACAGGAGAAAAACCTTACGTGTGCAGTAAATGTGGGAAGGCATTCACTAACAGGTCAAATCTCATCacacatcagaaaacacatacaGGAGAAAAAGCCTATGTATGTTCAAAGTGTGGAAAGGCCTTCACTCAGAGGTCAGACCTGATGATACACCAGAGAATTCATACCGGAGAGAAACCATATGGCTGCAGTACCTGTGGGAAAGCCTTTACCCAGAAATCACACCTCAATATACAccagaaaattcatactggagagagacAGTATGAATGCCATGAATGTGGAAAAGCCTTCAATCAGAAATCAATACTGATGGtgcatcagaaaattcatacagGGGAGAAACCCTACGTGTGTACTGAATGTGGGCGAGCTTTCATCCGCAAGTCAAACTTCATCACTCATCAAAGAATTCATACCGGGGAGAAACCTTATGAATGCAATGACTGTGGGAAGTCCTTTCCTTCTAAATCTCAGCTCCTGGTGCACCAGCCGATCCACACAGGTGAGAAACCTTATGTGTGTGccgagtgtgggaaagcctttagTGGCAGGTCAAATCTCAGTAAGCACCAAAAAACTCACACAGGGGAGAAACCCTACGTCTGTTCGGAATGTGGGAAGACCTTCAGACAGAAGTCAGAGTTGATTACACATCatagaattcatactggagagaagccttatgAGTGTAGTGACTGTGGGAAATCATTCACTAAGAAATCACAGCTTCAAGTACATCAGCgaattcatacaggagagaagcCTTATGTGTGTTCTgaatgtgggaaggccttcaCTGATAGGTCCAACTTAAATAAGCACCAAACAACACACAGTGGAGATAAACCTTATAAGTGTGTAGTCTGTGGAAAAGGCTTTGTTCAGAAGTCAGTGCTCAGTGTGCATCAGAGTATTCACACTTAA